The DNA region AGAAGTGGTTTATCGACGTTATAAACGATTGTTGGCAGAAAACGAACCTTTGCCTCAACTAATTATTATAGATGGTGGAAAAGGACAATTGTCTTCGGCTTTAAAAAGTATTGACGATTTAGGATTGCGTGGTAAAATAAGTATTATAGGGATTGCTAAACGTTTGGAAGAATTGTTTTATCCAGAAGATCCGGTTCCACTTTATTTAGATAAAAAATCAGAAACTTTAAAAGTAATTCAGCATTTACGAAATGAAGCTCACCGTTTTGGGATCACTCATCACAGAGATAAGCGAAGTAAAGCTGCTTTGAATTCTTCGATAGAATCGATACCTGGAATTGGTGAAAAAACGATGTTAACATTAATAAAACATTTCAAAAGTGTTAAAAGATTGCAATTGGCAACAGAAAAAGAAATTTCAGACGTTGTAGGTATATCAAAAGCTAAAAAAATTACCGATTTTTACAAAACATCAGCGCCTTGATTGGATAGTGGCTGTTTAATCTCAAAAAAGAGACCTTTTTATGAAAAAATATTTCTTTTTGTTACTCCTTTTTTGTTGTAGTCTAGCGGTTTTTTCTCAAGTAAAAGATAGACCTAAAATTGGGTTAGTCTTGAGTGGTGGGGGTGCCAAAGGTTTTGCACACATTGGTGTGCTTAAAGTAATTGAAGAAGCGGGAATTAAAATCGATTATATTGGAGGTACGAGTATGGGGGCTGTAGTCGGTGGTTTGTACGCTGCGGGTTATAATGCTGCTCAACTCGATTCTATATTTAAAGCTACTGATTTTGATGAATTACTAAATGATTATATTCCTAGGTATACCAAAAATTCTTACGAAAAACGAAATGATGAAGTGTATTCTGTTGTTTTGCCTTTTGATAAATATAGATTAGGTATTCCAGATGCGCTTTCTAAAGGCTTGTATAATTTCAATTTATTAAGTCGAATAACAAGCCATGTTAGGCATGTTAGGGATTTTAATCAACTTTCTATCCCTTTTTTATGTATTGGATCGGATATTGAAACAGGAGAACAGGTGGTGTTGAATACAGGTAATTTGGCTCGTGCTATGTTGGCTAGTTCCGCCTTTCCCTCTTTGTTTTCTCCGGTTGAATATCAAAATCATTTTTTGGTAGATGGTGGTGTGATTAATAATTATCCCGTTGATGAGATAAGAAAATTAGGAGCCGATATAATTATTGGGGTTGATGTACAAAGTAATTTATTGAATAGAAAAGAATTGAATGATGCGACTAAAATTTTAGTGCAAATCACCAATTTACATTCAATTGAAAAAATGAAAAACAACGTTTTGAAAACGGATATTTACATTCGACCAGATATAAACGATTACAGTGTGATGTCTTTTGATAGCGGTCAAAAAATATTAGCTAAGGGAGAGGAAGCCGCTTTTTCTGTTTTTGAACGATTACAACAGCTTGGAGAATTGGCTAACAACTACAAAAAACCCCAATTATCAAATTCTATAGATAGTTTGGATATTGTCAACATCAATTGCAATACGTTAAAGAATTATACAAAAGAATATGTTTATGGTAAGTTACGATTTAAGCCAGGAACTAAAATCAGTTATTCCCAATTGCAAACTGGAATTAATAATTTGAATGCTACTGAAAACTTTAGCGCAATAGATTATTATTTTGAAAACAATAACGGAAAGGATGATTTGAATTTGATTTTAAAAGAAAATCCCATAGATGGTTTTTTAAAATTCGGACTGCATTATGATGGACTTTATAAAAGTGCTGTTTTAGTAAACGTGACGCACAAGAAAAATATTTTTAAGAATGATGTTGCCTCTCTGGATGTGATTTTAGGTGATAATTTCAGGTATAATTTTGATTATTATATTGAAAATGGATACAATATTAGCGTAGGTTTCAAATCCTTTTTAAATAATTTTAATAGAAATATTGAAGGTCAAATCAGTAATGTCAATTTTGAGGATTTGGGGATCAATTCTTTGAATGTTGATTTGTTAGATCTAACCAATCAGTTGTATTTTCAAACAAAATTTTTACAACGATTTTTAATTGGAGGAGGTTTAGAGTACAAATATTTGAATATCGATTCTAAAACATTGTCGAATGCTAGTGCAAAAATTGATAAAAGCGATTATTTAAGTGTTTTTGCTCGATTAGATTATGATTCTATGGATGATAAATTTTTTCCTAAAACAGGCTGGTCTTTTTCGGGAGATATTCATTCTTATTTGTATTCCTCGAATTATACTAACGATTTTAATCCATTTTCAATTTTCAAGGCTAATTTTGGAATCGCTTTTCCTTTATTCAAATCAGGAGCAATGAAGGTTCAAGCCGAAGCCGGTTCTGCTATTGGTGGTAATAGTGTATCGTTTTTTAACTTTGTTTTGGGAGGATACGGATATGCTATTTCTAATAACTTTAGTCATTTTTATGGCTATGATTTTTTGAGTTTGGGCGCTAATAGTTATATAAAGACAGCGGTTACTTTTGATTATGAAATTTTTAAAAACAATCATATCAATCTTACGGCTAACTATGCTAATATTGGTAATGATATTTTTGAATCGGTAAGTTGGATATCCATTCCTAAAATATCGGGTTATGCTTTAGGCTATGGATTAAAAACCATGTTAGGTCCTATAGAAATAAAACGCAGTTGGTCTCCAGAAACCAAAAAAAGTTATACTTGGTTCAGTGTAGGTTTTCCTTTTTAATTTTTTTCTAAAAAAGTCTATTATTCGGTGGCTAAATCCATTCAGAACAGCTATTTTTTTCTTTAAAATATCTTAAAAATTACAAATTCAACACTTTTTTAACTTCTGGGGTAAATTAAAAATTATCATTTTAATTTTTTATTGTTGCTTTTTTTATGATTATTAAAAAAAAGACTAAATATTCAGAATCTTAGATTAAAATTTTGTTAAACTTAATTTTTGTTGTGAATATCGCATTTTGTTGCCGTATATTTGTAACATCAAAACAAAAGGGGTGGTTTCCTTTTGGGTTATATAAAATAATAGTTTATAATTTTTTGGTTGGTTAATAGCATAAAAACTCAGTCATCATTTGACTGAGTTTTTTTGTTTTAATATCTTTGGAACAAAATTTGCAAATTCGATCAATAATAGAAAACTCAGTAAATTATGAAAAAAATAATGTTACTCTTATTATTGATTTTGACCGTTAGTTTTGACTCTCGTTCTGATGACGCTTTTGATGTAGGTGAGTGGTTTAAATTTCGTATACATTACGGATTTGTAAATGCAGGATATGCTACTCTCGAAGTAAAAGATGCAGTCATAAACAATAGAAAAGTTTTTCATGTAGTAGGAAAAGGATATACTACTGGTGTTTCACGCTTTTTCTTCAAAGTTGTAGATATTTACGAAAGTTATATAGACAAAGAAACGGGTAATCCATATCAATTTGTACGAAATATTAATGAAGGTGGCTACACTAAAAATCAAGAAGGCTTTTTTAATCAACCATTACATAGGGTAACTGTAAAGGACTATAAAAATAAGACTGAAAAAACTTTTGTTGTTCCTAAAAACACACAGGATATTCTTTCCGCTTTTTACTATTTACGTAATTATCCTACTATTGATAAAATAAGACCAGGTGAGTTTGTGGAAATCGATATGTTTTTTGATGACGAAACCACAAAATTTAAGTTAAAATTTATGGGTCGTGAGGATATTAAAACTAAATTTGGAGTTGTATCTTCAATGATTTTTAGACCATTGGTTCAATCAGGTCGTGTTTTTAAAGAACAAGAAAGTTTAACTGTTTGGGTTTCAGATGACGAGAATAGATTGCCTATTCGCATCAAGGCAGATTTGGCTGTAGGTTCACTAAAAGCCGATTTGGATGCTTTCAAAGGATTGAAAGCACCATTTAAAAATAAAGAAATAATGAATATTAACGAGAATACACTAAGTATTTTAAAGGAAATAGAACAAAAATACGATTCCATCAATCTAAAAACAGATACGCAATTAGAAGGATTGTTGTGGTCTAAACCTACTACTTATTGGGATTATATTCAAACAGACGCGTTGTTGAATTTACAAGTTCAAAAAACAACACTTCCCGATGAAATGGTTTTTATTCTCTATCATCAAGTAAATGAATTAATATTCAAAATGATACTTTGGGAGATGAATCAAATTTCTTCCATGGTTACTATTCAAGTTGATTTTTTTACCGACCGATTATCACGTATAAGTCGCTATTTTGATATGCTTTCTACTTCATTTACTATCATGGAAAATGGTATGGATGTAGA from Flavobacterium nitratireducens includes:
- a CDS encoding patatin-like phospholipase family protein; this encodes MKKYFFLLLLFCCSLAVFSQVKDRPKIGLVLSGGGAKGFAHIGVLKVIEEAGIKIDYIGGTSMGAVVGGLYAAGYNAAQLDSIFKATDFDELLNDYIPRYTKNSYEKRNDEVYSVVLPFDKYRLGIPDALSKGLYNFNLLSRITSHVRHVRDFNQLSIPFLCIGSDIETGEQVVLNTGNLARAMLASSAFPSLFSPVEYQNHFLVDGGVINNYPVDEIRKLGADIIIGVDVQSNLLNRKELNDATKILVQITNLHSIEKMKNNVLKTDIYIRPDINDYSVMSFDSGQKILAKGEEAAFSVFERLQQLGELANNYKKPQLSNSIDSLDIVNINCNTLKNYTKEYVYGKLRFKPGTKISYSQLQTGINNLNATENFSAIDYYFENNNGKDDLNLILKENPIDGFLKFGLHYDGLYKSAVLVNVTHKKNIFKNDVASLDVILGDNFRYNFDYYIENGYNISVGFKSFLNNFNRNIEGQISNVNFEDLGINSLNVDLLDLTNQLYFQTKFLQRFLIGGGLEYKYLNIDSKTLSNASAKIDKSDYLSVFARLDYDSMDDKFFPKTGWSFSGDIHSYLYSSNYTNDFNPFSIFKANFGIAFPLFKSGAMKVQAEAGSAIGGNSVSFFNFVLGGYGYAISNNFSHFYGYDFLSLGANSYIKTAVTFDYEIFKNNHINLTANYANIGNDIFESVSWISIPKISGYALGYGLKTMLGPIEIKRSWSPETKKSYTWFSVGFPF